The following are encoded in a window of Lentimicrobiaceae bacterium genomic DNA:
- a CDS encoding class I SAM-dependent methyltransferase, which translates to MLRLIGNQFRKPTGLLGKITSRIMIKNNTIEYDQVIPELEIKQNDRILEIGYGHGIGVDKILSNYDCFISGIDFSKLMFKEATKRNKKYIESKKAELFYGNFLSTEMAPDSYNKVFCLNVIYFWDKLEEPFLKIKTLLKEDGVLCMYMAHKDYINKMKFTKDDIFNKYTIEEVLDKLKSVGFEDISYHFENNGYIIKCRK; encoded by the coding sequence ATGCTAAGGTTAATCGGTAACCAGTTCAGAAAACCAACAGGATTATTGGGGAAAATCACATCCCGTATAATGATAAAGAATAACACCATTGAATATGATCAGGTAATACCCGAACTGGAAATTAAGCAAAACGACAGGATACTGGAAATAGGGTACGGACATGGAATTGGAGTGGACAAGATATTATCAAATTACGATTGTTTCATATCGGGGATTGATTTTTCAAAATTAATGTTTAAAGAAGCTACAAAAAGGAACAAAAAATATATCGAAAGTAAAAAAGCCGAATTGTTTTACGGAAATTTTTTAAGCACAGAAATGGCTCCGGATAGCTACAATAAAGTTTTTTGCTTAAATGTTATCTACTTTTGGGATAAACTGGAGGAGCCGTTTTTGAAGATAAAAACATTGCTAAAAGAAGATGGCGTACTTTGTATGTATATGGCTCATAAGGATTATATCAACAAAATGAAATTTACCAAAGACGATATCTTTAATAAATATACTATAGAAGAGGTTTTGGACAAATTAAAATCCGTTGGTTTTGAAGATATAAGTTATCATTTTGAAAATAATGGATACATAATAAAATGCAGAAAATAA
- the nrfA gene encoding ammonia-forming cytochrome c nitrite reductase, with translation MKPLAQQIKEKPWKGWGLFGITIIVVFLLGLLASSIMERRAEAVYAYKPVVKMSQMEPRSAIWGENFPSEYQSWQQTSDTSFRSLFNGNAPIDMLKEDPRLVVLWAGYAFSKEYSQSRGHWYAIDDIRNTLRTGASLSDTSGSQPNTCWTCKSPDVPRLMSQNGIANFYKGKWNSKGSEIVNPIGCADCHDAQTMNLRISRPALIEAFERRGKDITKVSQEEMRSLVCAQCHVEYYFKGSEKYLTFPWDKGFTVDSVEKYYDESNFTDWTHSLSHTPMLKAQHPDYEVFMTGIHAQRGVSCADCHMPYYATGGKKFTDHHIQSPLNNIANSCQVCHRESEEELRQNVYDRQKKVKEVRDKAEELLVRAHMEAKAAWDAGATEAEMKPVLQLIRQSQWRWDYAAAGHGNSFHAPLELARMLGHSIEKAQQARLLLAKVLMKHGINKDIPYPDITTKEKAQKLIGLDMAKLHKEKAEFKKIVIPEWIRKANQREAKYKVTRL, from the coding sequence ATGAAACCATTAGCGCAGCAAATCAAAGAAAAACCCTGGAAAGGCTGGGGATTGTTTGGTATCACCATCATCGTAGTATTTTTGCTTGGATTGTTGGCTTCTTCTATCATGGAAAGAAGAGCAGAAGCCGTTTATGCCTACAAACCAGTGGTAAAAATGTCGCAAATGGAACCAAGAAGTGCCATTTGGGGCGAAAACTTTCCTTCGGAATATCAAAGCTGGCAACAAACGTCCGACACTTCATTCCGGAGTTTATTCAACGGCAATGCGCCCATTGATATGCTGAAAGAAGACCCCCGCTTAGTAGTACTTTGGGCTGGTTACGCATTTTCAAAAGAATACAGCCAAAGCCGGGGACATTGGTATGCTATTGACGACATCCGGAATACCCTGCGCACAGGGGCTTCCCTTTCCGATACTTCCGGTTCACAACCCAACACCTGCTGGACTTGTAAGAGTCCGGATGTGCCACGCTTGATGAGTCAAAACGGCATTGCCAACTTCTATAAAGGGAAATGGAACAGCAAGGGGAGCGAAATCGTAAACCCGATAGGCTGTGCCGACTGCCACGATGCACAAACGATGAACCTGCGCATCTCCCGTCCGGCACTCATTGAAGCTTTTGAACGCCGCGGAAAAGATATCACTAAAGTTTCTCAGGAAGAGATGCGTTCGTTGGTATGTGCACAATGTCATGTGGAATATTATTTTAAAGGATCCGAAAAATATCTCACCTTCCCTTGGGACAAAGGCTTTACGGTGGATTCTGTGGAGAAATATTATGACGAATCCAACTTCACCGACTGGACACATTCCCTCAGCCATACACCTATGCTGAAAGCACAGCATCCGGATTATGAAGTATTCATGACAGGAATTCATGCCCAGCGTGGCGTTTCGTGTGCCGATTGTCATATGCCTTATTACGCCACAGGCGGAAAGAAATTTACCGACCATCACATACAAAGTCCGCTGAATAATATTGCCAACTCCTGCCAGGTTTGTCATCGCGAAAGTGAAGAAGAACTGCGGCAGAATGTTTACGACCGCCAGAAGAAGGTGAAAGAAGTGCGCGACAAAGCCGAAGAGCTGCTGGTGCGTGCACACATGGAAGCCAAAGCTGCCTGGGATGCCGGAGCCACCGAAGCCGAGATGAAACCCGTGTTGCAACTCATCCGCCAGTCGCAATGGAGATGGGATTACGCTGCTGCTGGTCATGGCAACTCATTCCATGCTCCGCTGGAGCTTGCACGTATGCTTGGCCATTCTATTGAAAAAGCCCAGCAGGCACGTCTGCTGCTTGCCAAAGTGCTGATGAAACACGGTATTAACAAAGATATCCCCTACCCCGACATTACCACCAAGGAAAAGGCACAGAAACTTATCGGGCTGGATATGGCTAAACTGCACAAAGAAAAAGCCGAGTTTAAAAAGATTGTCATCCCCGAATGGATCAGAAAAGCAAATCAGCGTGAAGCCAAATACAAGGTTACAAGATTATAG